In the genome of Vicia villosa cultivar HV-30 ecotype Madison, WI linkage group LG7, Vvil1.0, whole genome shotgun sequence, one region contains:
- the LOC131620770 gene encoding protein LIGHT-DEPENDENT SHORT HYPOCOTYLS 5-like gives MKAASGGEPPPPQPDSSPPPTPTPSRYESQKRRDWNTFQQYLPNHKPPLTLARCSGAHVIEFLKYLDQFGKTKVHVTGCPYFGQPNPPSPCACPLKQAWGSLDALIGRLRAAFEENGGNQESNPFGTKAVRIYLREVRESQAKARGIPYEKKKRKRSSVTTAAIVAAAVVTNGESGDGGVSNNSVTVTPVVSVTAEIV, from the coding sequence ATGAAAGCTGCATCGGGCGGAGAACCTCCCCCACCGCAACCAGACTCATCACCACCACCAACACCAACACCGAGCCGTTACGAGTCACAAAAACGACGAGACTGGAACACGTTCCAGCAGTATCTTCCAAACCACAAACCACCGTTAACTCTAGCACGTTGCAGCGGAGCGCACGTGATTGAGTTTCTGAAATACCTCGATCAGTTCGGGAAGACGAAGGTGCACGTGACTGGCTGTCCTTATTTCGGACAACCTAACCCTCCCTCGCCGTGCGCTTGTCCGCTCAAGCAAGCCTGGGGAAGTCTCGACGCTCTCATCGGACGTCTCAGAGCCGCTTTCGAGGAAAACGGCGGGAATCAGGAGAGTAATCCGTTTGGAACTAAAGCGGTTAGGATTTATCTCAGAGAAGTTAGAGAAAGTCAAGCTAAAGCTAGAGGAATTCCTTACGAGAAGAAGAAACGAAAGAGATCCAGTGTTACCACCGCTGCTATTGTAGCAGCAGCGGTGGTAACAAATGGAGAATCAGGTGATGGTGGCGTTTCTAACAATTCTGTCACCGTCACACCTGTTGTTAGTGTCACTGCTGAGATagtatag